The Rhinoderma darwinii isolate aRhiDar2 chromosome 11, aRhiDar2.hap1, whole genome shotgun sequence genome window below encodes:
- the SLC25A16 gene encoding solute carrier family 25 member 16 isoform X1 — translation MTTEAAITPSKSRLQNPVHREFYWIRSFVAGGVASCCAKTTIAPLDRIKILLQAQNVHYRHLGVLATVFAVKQNEGFLGLYKGNGAMMIRIFPYGAIQFMAFDKYKKLLRVKIGKSEHVNRLMAGSMAGITAVIFTYPLDMVRARLAFQVKGELGYNGIIHTFKTIYTKEGGFGGYYRGLIPTIVGMAPYAGFSFFTFETLKTTGLRHFPEVLGKPSSDNPDVWVLKTPASLLCGGIAGAIAQTISYPLDVTRRRMQLAAILPDSDKCRTMLQTLKYVYKEHGLRRGLYRGLSLNYIRCIPSQAVAFTTYEFMRQVLHLNKIA, via the exons ATGACTACTGAAGCAGCTATTACTCCGTCTAAAAGCCGACTTCAAAACCCGGTGCACCGAGAATTCTACTGGATCAGGTCTTTTGTGGCAGGAG GTGTTGCAAGTTGCTGTGCGAAAACAACCATTGCACCCCTCGACCGGATCAAGATTTTGTTGCAAGCACAAAATGTCCACTACAGACACTTGG GCGTTCTAGCCACAGTATTCGCTGTAAAACAGAATGAAGGTTTCTTGGGATTGTACAAAGGAAATGGAGCCATGATGATCAGGATCTTTCCCTATGGCGCTATACAATTTATGGCATTTGACAAGTATAAAAAG TTACTGCGTGTAAAAATTGGGAAATCAGAACATGTAAACAGATTAATGGCTGGATCTATGGCAG GTATCACCGCTGTCATTTTTACCTATCCACTTGATATGGTCAGGGCACGTCTAGCATTTCAAGTGAAAGGAGAGCTTGGATACAATGGCATTATACACACATTCAAAACTATTTACACAAAG GAAGGAGGGTTTGGTGGTTATTACAGAGGACTTATACCTACCATTGTGGGAATGGCTCCTTATGCAG GATTTTCATTTTTCACCTTTGAAACATTGAAGACCACTGGACTCCGACACTTCCCAGAAGTACTAGGAAAGCCATCTTCCGACAATCCAGACGTTTGGGTTTTGAAAACTCCTGCTAGCTTGTTATGTGGCGGAATAGCAGGAGCAATTGCCCAGACTATTTC TTATccattggacgttacaaggcgtcGAATGCAATTGGCAGCTATTCTACCGGACTCTGATAAGTGCCG GACCATGTTGCAGACCCTTAAATATGTCTACAAAGAGCACGGCCTAAGGAGGGGACTATACCGAGGCTTATCTCTCAACTACATCCGCTGTATCCCATCTCAAGCCGTGGCCTTCACCACCTATGAGTTTATGCGACAGGTCCTGCATTTAAACAAGATTGCTTGA
- the SLC25A16 gene encoding solute carrier family 25 member 16 isoform X2 yields MAGSMAGITAVIFTYPLDMVRARLAFQVKGELGYNGIIHTFKTIYTKEGGFGGYYRGLIPTIVGMAPYAGFSFFTFETLKTTGLRHFPEVLGKPSSDNPDVWVLKTPASLLCGGIAGAIAQTISYPLDVTRRRMQLAAILPDSDKCRTMLQTLKYVYKEHGLRRGLYRGLSLNYIRCIPSQAVAFTTYEFMRQVLHLNKIA; encoded by the exons ATGGCTGGATCTATGGCAG GTATCACCGCTGTCATTTTTACCTATCCACTTGATATGGTCAGGGCACGTCTAGCATTTCAAGTGAAAGGAGAGCTTGGATACAATGGCATTATACACACATTCAAAACTATTTACACAAAG GAAGGAGGGTTTGGTGGTTATTACAGAGGACTTATACCTACCATTGTGGGAATGGCTCCTTATGCAG GATTTTCATTTTTCACCTTTGAAACATTGAAGACCACTGGACTCCGACACTTCCCAGAAGTACTAGGAAAGCCATCTTCCGACAATCCAGACGTTTGGGTTTTGAAAACTCCTGCTAGCTTGTTATGTGGCGGAATAGCAGGAGCAATTGCCCAGACTATTTC TTATccattggacgttacaaggcgtcGAATGCAATTGGCAGCTATTCTACCGGACTCTGATAAGTGCCG GACCATGTTGCAGACCCTTAAATATGTCTACAAAGAGCACGGCCTAAGGAGGGGACTATACCGAGGCTTATCTCTCAACTACATCCGCTGTATCCCATCTCAAGCCGTGGCCTTCACCACCTATGAGTTTATGCGACAGGTCCTGCATTTAAACAAGATTGCTTGA
- the BLOC1S2 gene encoding biogenesis of lysosome-related organelles complex 1 subunit 2 isoform X1 codes for MSRILFFVYYTAFLGMAESGGAEKLSSDEQSVATTASPPPTSQDDSTVETAEEAVEPPEADINELCRDMFSKMSCYLTGELIATSEDYKLLENMNKLTCLKYMEMKDISGNISRNLKDLNKKYASLQPYLEQINQIEEQVASLENAAYKLDAYSKRLEAKFKKLEKR; via the exons ATGAGCAG AATATTGTTTTTCGTCTACTACACAGCGTTTCTTGGTATGGCAGAATCCGGGGGAGCAGAGAAATTATCTTCAGATGAGCAGTCAGTGGCAACTACTGCATCTCCACCTCCAACGTCACAAG ATGATTCTACAGTGGAAACAGCAGAAGAGGCGGTGGAGCCACCGGAAGCAGATATCAATGAGCTTTGCAGGGATATGTTTAGTAAAATGTCATGTTACCTCACGGGTGAGCTGATAG CCACAAGTGAAGACTACAAACTTCTGGAAAATATGAATAAGCTCACATGTTTGAAATATATGGAGATGAAAGATATTTCTGGAAACATTAGTCGAAATCTCAAGGACTTGAACAAAAAGT ATGCAAGTCTCCAGCCATACCTTGAACAAATAAATCAGATAGAAGAACAAGTGGCATCTTTGGAAAATGCGGCATACAAACTGGATGCGTATTCAAAACGATTAG AAGCAAAGTTCAAAAAATTGGAGAAGCGATAG
- the BLOC1S2 gene encoding biogenesis of lysosome-related organelles complex 1 subunit 2 isoform X2, with product MAESGGAEKLSSDEQSVATTASPPPTSQDDSTVETAEEAVEPPEADINELCRDMFSKMSCYLTGELIATSEDYKLLENMNKLTCLKYMEMKDISGNISRNLKDLNKKYASLQPYLEQINQIEEQVASLENAAYKLDAYSKRLEAKFKKLEKR from the exons ATGGCAGAATCCGGGGGAGCAGAGAAATTATCTTCAGATGAGCAGTCAGTGGCAACTACTGCATCTCCACCTCCAACGTCACAAG ATGATTCTACAGTGGAAACAGCAGAAGAGGCGGTGGAGCCACCGGAAGCAGATATCAATGAGCTTTGCAGGGATATGTTTAGTAAAATGTCATGTTACCTCACGGGTGAGCTGATAG CCACAAGTGAAGACTACAAACTTCTGGAAAATATGAATAAGCTCACATGTTTGAAATATATGGAGATGAAAGATATTTCTGGAAACATTAGTCGAAATCTCAAGGACTTGAACAAAAAGT ATGCAAGTCTCCAGCCATACCTTGAACAAATAAATCAGATAGAAGAACAAGTGGCATCTTTGGAAAATGCGGCATACAAACTGGATGCGTATTCAAAACGATTAG AAGCAAAGTTCAAAAAATTGGAGAAGCGATAG